The Desulfobacterales bacterium DNA window CGGTTTTACCGCCGGCCGGATCTTTTATCAACTGGGCATGGGTCTGGCCGGCCAGGGCCGATTCAACCGGGCCGCAATTGCACTTGAAAAGGCGGCCCGATACCAACCCGGAGCCAGTGACATCGAGCAGGGCCTGGGCCTGGTCTACCTGCAGACGGTCCAAGGGCTGGCCGGGTCCCTGCGATACCTGATCGCGGCCCGGGCCCTTGACCACTTTCAAAGGGCCCGGACAATTAATCCCCTGGAGCCGGAAGCAGCCTACGGCCTGGCCCGGGCCGCGGAACTCACGGGAGAGCAGGGCCGGGCCACCGCCCTGGCCGCCTACCGGGAGGCCATCCGCCTCTGGCCCAGCAATCCCCTCTATCACACGGCCATGGCCAGGGAACTGGCCCACCAGGGATTAACCGGGGAACTGCTGACCACGGTCCGCACCCTGGGCCGCATCGATCCGGCCGGATATTCCCAACTGCAACGGGAGTATTACTGGTCCGAAGACATGGCTGATGCCTATGGCCAGGGGCTGGACCAGGCCATTGCCCTCCGGATCGCCCCCCGCCAGGCCCTCCAGGCCCGGGCCGGGATCCTGGCCCGGCAGGGGCGGTGGCATGAGGCCGCGGTCCTATACGAAAAAGGCCTCTTAATCGAGGAGTTTCGCAACGGTTCCCGTGAGTACTACCAATTGGCCCGGCTCCTGCTGCGTAGCGGCGAGTACCAGCAGGCCTTTAGCCGGATCATCACCGGGCTCGGCCTGAGTCAGACCCGGGAAAAGGATCTGGAAGGCCTTTATTCCACCATCCGGAAGACCGCCGGGCCCGGGCAACAGCTCTCCTTTTATCACCAGGTCCGGCGATCCTTTACGCTGTCCCACCGGCTGGAGCTGCTGATGGCCCGTACCCTGATCGATGCCGGTGAATATGCCGAGGCAGGCACG harbors:
- a CDS encoding tetratricopeptide repeat protein, with translation MATRADLYHPVRPVKAPTPLIRGLAVGLLFVLFMALALPLAGFTAGRIFYQLGMGLAGQGRFNRAAIALEKAARYQPGASDIEQGLGLVYLQTVQGLAGSLRYLIAARALDHFQRARTINPLEPEAAYGLARAAELTGEQGRATALAAYREAIRLWPSNPLYHTAMARELAHQGLTGELLTTVRTLGRIDPAGYSQLQREYYWSEDMADAYGQGLDQAIALRIAPRQALQARAGILARQGRWHEAAVLYEKGLLIEEFRNGSREYYQLARLLLRSGEYQQAFSRIITGLGLSQTREKDLEGLYSTIRKTAGPGQQLSFYHQVRRSFTLSHRLELLMARTLIDAGEYAEAGTVLALILEKNQRLAAAHYWLAKIGERTRDWDVMELAAQKAVVRDPDNSEYRMLFSRALSRQHKYTAAEKEMDRVISLRDRPAAWHYSRRGWMRWRQGNYQGALEDWQEANRLQPGNPGYYELIGRAYRKLGREKLAMVAYTSALARDPDNEKYKKELTSMAGP